One segment of Pleomorphomonas sp. PLEO DNA contains the following:
- a CDS encoding LysR family transcriptional regulator, which produces MDRLDCDRMFVAVLDFGSFAEAAKRLGTSPGQASKLVSKLEADLGVQLLKRTTRALSPTEVGQAYYGRLKGLIEEFDALDASVRNASGAPAGRLHITAPLSFGNVQLTPRLLDFARAFPDIQLDVNFSDRLVNLVEEGFDMAVRVGKPADSSLISRKLCDARIVLVAAPAYLAAHGRPQTLADLANHDCIIDTNFRDPFDWSLGDGAASVAVSGRIRFSNGEACLVAAESSLGIARIPSFIAGPSIRAGRLVTILPEMENRPHTIHAVYPPARHLALKVRVLVDFLVDSFRGIPAWDLGTI; this is translated from the coding sequence ATGGATCGTCTCGATTGCGACCGCATGTTCGTCGCCGTACTTGATTTCGGCAGTTTTGCCGAGGCAGCCAAACGCCTTGGTACCAGCCCCGGACAAGCCTCCAAACTGGTCTCGAAGCTGGAGGCCGATCTTGGTGTGCAACTCCTCAAACGCACCACGCGCGCCTTGTCTCCCACGGAAGTTGGGCAGGCCTACTATGGCCGGTTGAAAGGGCTGATCGAAGAGTTCGATGCCCTGGATGCGTCGGTGCGCAATGCGTCAGGCGCTCCGGCTGGGCGCCTTCACATTACAGCGCCGCTCTCATTTGGTAACGTCCAGTTGACGCCCCGGCTTCTTGATTTCGCCCGGGCCTTTCCAGACATTCAGCTGGACGTCAACTTCTCCGATCGGCTGGTCAACTTGGTCGAGGAAGGTTTCGATATGGCGGTCCGTGTCGGCAAGCCGGCGGATTCCAGCCTCATCAGCCGTAAGCTCTGTGATGCGCGTATCGTGCTCGTGGCCGCGCCCGCTTATCTCGCAGCTCACGGGCGACCCCAGACGTTGGCCGATCTCGCAAACCACGACTGCATCATCGACACCAATTTCCGCGACCCCTTCGATTGGTCTCTGGGTGATGGCGCCGCATCGGTCGCCGTGAGCGGCCGCATTCGCTTTTCGAACGGCGAGGCCTGTCTGGTGGCAGCTGAATCTAGCTTGGGCATTGCTCGTATACCAAGCTTCATTGCCGGTCCCAGCATACGAGCCGGGCGTCTGGTGACTATCCTGCCGGAAATGGAAAACCGGCCGCACACGATCCACGCCGTCTACCCGCCAGCGCGTCACCTTGCGCTCAAGGTCCGGGTGCTTGTCGACTTTCTAGTCGACAGCTTTCGAGGAATACCCGCCTGGGACCTCGGCACTATCTGA